A genomic window from Ischnura elegans chromosome 10, ioIscEleg1.1, whole genome shotgun sequence includes:
- the LOC124166503 gene encoding uncharacterized protein LOC124166503: MRRKSISQVLLSTAVIQVRDKTGRWVNCRALLDSGSQTHFITEHCAQLLGAQKKRKHIPLQGFNSITSSTTHSVDIEIKSITTDFTAKLNCAVLPKITGNLPTTLISCKKLGLPRNIQLADPTFNEPQKINILIGVELFCKLLLPEQNPRPGPYPVLQNTKLGWILSGEYKRDPDQVNLTQQLTLLARSDSTLEQQLSKWWDIEEMEQPVHSKEEQLCEQHFTTHTVRDDNGRFIVRLPTKNGTENLGDSRETALLRFYQIERRLERNIALKKDYTNFMQEYEELGHMILSTEEGGVNYYLPHHPVFKEVSSTTRLRVVFDASTLTTNGTLLNDMLLVGPTIQQDLWSIAMRFRFHPVALTTDISKMYRQILMHPEDQGLQRVLWRKDPNEDLREYKLTTVTYGTAAAPFLAVKCLQELAMRERENYPEAAEVLTRDFYVDNGLTGSDTPESAIKLQRELQELLELGGFQLRKWCSNDRKVLEAIPTQLKELNHSLADDDSQMANQMTAGAADGPEAMEMLVQRVPTYITTTSEVDGNI; this comes from the exons ATGAGAAGAAAATCAATATCGCAAGTATTACTGAGCACAGCCGTCATCCAAGTCAGAGACAAGACTGGACGGTGGGTCAATTGTCGAGCTTTACTTGACAGTGGCTCACAAACACATTTCATTACTGAACATTGTGCACAACTTTTGGGAGcacaaaagaaaagaaagcatatcCCACTACAAGGATTCAATAGCATCACGTCATCAACCACTCACAGTGTGGACATAGAAATCAAATCAATAACGACTGATTTCACTGCTAAATTGAATTGTGCTGTACTTCCAAAAATTACAGGCAATTTACCGACAACACTTATCTCCTGCAAGAAGCTAGGTTTGCCAAGAAACATTCAATTAGCTGACCCAACATTTAATGAACCACAAAAAATCAACATCCTGATTGGAGTAGAACTGTTTTGTAAGTTACTGTTGCCAGAGCAAAATCCCAGACCTGGACCATACCCAGtccttcaaaatacaaaattgggTTGGATATTAAGTGGAGAGTATAAAAGAGATCCAGACCAAGTAAATCTGACTCAACAACTAACCTTGCTTGCAAGAAGTGATTCCACGCTGGAACAACAGTTAAGTAAGTGGTGGGACATCGAAGAAATGGAACAACCAGTTCATTCTAAGGAGGAACAGCTTTGTGAACAACATTTCACAACTCATACAGTACGAGATGACAATGGCCGCTTTATTGTAAGACTACCTACAAAAAACGGCACTGAAAATCTGGGAGACTCTCGAGAGACGGCACTGCTGAGATTTTACCAAATCGAAAGAAGATTGGAAAGGAACATCGCCTTGAAGAAGGACTATACAAACTTCATGCAAGAATATGAAGAGCTTGGACATATGATATTGAGTACTGAAGAAGGAGGAGTCAATTACTATCTTCCACATCACCCGGTGTTCAAGGAAGTAAGCTCTACAACAAGACTACGAGTCGTCTTTGATGCATCTACGCTTACAACCAATGGAACATTATTAAATGATATGCTACTTGTTGGACCCACAATTCAACAGGATCTATGGTCTATCGCCATGAGGTTTAGGTTTCATCCAGTCGCCTTGACAACTGACATATCAAAGATGTATCGTCAGATACTGATGCATCCTGAAGACCAAGGACTACAAAGGGTCCTGTGGCGGAAAGATCCAAATGAAGATCTACGGGAGTATAAACTCACTACAGTAACTTACGGCACAGCAGCAGCGCCATTTCTGGCAGTGAAATGTTTGCAGGAATTAgctatgagagaacgagaaaactATCCCGAAGCAGCGGAGGTCTTGACAAGAGATTTTTACGTGGACAACGGTTTAACTGGATCAGATACTCCAGAAAGTGCAATCAAACTACAAAGGGAACTACAAGAATTATTAGAACTAGGAGGATTTCAACTCAGAAAATGGTGCAGTAATGACAGGAAGGTGTTGGAAGCCATCCCAACACAATTAAAAGAGCTAAATCATTCTTTGGCAGATGATGATAGTCAGATG GCTAACCAGATGACAGCGGGTGCAGCAGATGGTCCAGAGGCTATGGAGATGCTGGTCCAGAGAGTACCTACATACATTACAACAACATCAGAAGTGGACGGAAACATCTAA